From the genome of Arthrobacter sp. ERGS1:01:
GCGAGCCGTTGGCGTGCTTGCGTTCCAGGGCCACGTAGTTGTCGTCGTCGGCATAGAGGATCAGCCCGGCCTCCTCGTACTGGGACTTGGTGGCGCCGCTGAGCTTGACGACGGCGTCCGTGTCGCCGACCGCTGGGACGTCCTGGCGCAGGATGTTCACGGCCGCGTTTTGGGTGGCCCACAATCCGTTGACACCGGCCTTGAGCGTGACGGTGTCCTTGTTGACCGCGGCCCAGCGGCTCGGATCCTCACGAACCCATCCCATTCCGGCAGCCAGCGTTGACTTGGGCACGTTGACGGCGGTGACGTTGTCCGCATTGGTGAGGACGCCGTCGCCGGCACCGTCGACCTCGGCGGCGGCCATGGCCGAGGTATTGGCCCGCAGGTTGAAACCGGGCTCATAGCTGTTGCCGGAAATGAGGACCCCGCTGCTGCCGCTAAAGGAGAAGAGCGGCTTGGACGACGTCACGCTGACGGGCGCCGTTGGTGAGTAATGGTTGACCGCGTTGGCGGTGAACTCGAGTCCGGACACCGACTTTGCGCTCACCAGCTGCCCGCCGGAGAGGAGCGAGAACCTGTTGGCTTCGATGGAGATGTCGTGGTGGACAGCCTTGCCGTCCTCGTTTTGGCTGTTGGTGGGGTCGACAAAGATTGTCGCGGACCCCGTGGCCGGGCGGTCAAAGACGTTGTTGCGAATCTTCACGTCCTCCACCCCGCCGGACTCGTACCAGGATGCGGCATCCGCGGAAATGTAGATGCTGGCCATGCCCATTTGGTCGAAGATGTTCCGCTCGATGAGCACCGGCTTGGGAGTGGTCACCAGGATGCCGCGGGTCGGCACGGACTGGAAGGTATTGCCGGCCACGTAGACCTCGGGTGTGTACGTCAGGTTTTCGGCCACGAACTGGCTCACCGCAAGGTTCGCCGGCAGGTCACCATCCACCGTGACGGTCATCTGGGTCAGGCTGTGGGATGAATCCGTGCCACTGGGGCCATCGACGCTGACCACCTTGAACGTGGCGGCACCTTCGGGAAGCATGGTGGCCTTCTTGACGAAACGGAGCTCGTCACCGGGGTAGAACTGCGGGAAGCCGGCCGTCTCGTTGTGCATGTACTGCAGGGTGACGGTGCGGGCGGCCCTGTCCAGCGCCTTGACCTCCACATAGGTGCCGTGGATGTTGATGGGGTCGTCGTGCGGGTTGTCGAACAGCGAGTTGGTGATCTGCACCTTCCCGGCCACACCCGACATTTGGACGAAGTCGGCAAAGGAGGCGGTCTGCCGGTCGGTGCCGGGGTCCGTGCGCAACGTGATCTTGTCCATGGAGATGTCGTGGCTGAACTGGCCAACGATGCCAAAGCCGTGCAAGTAGTGCATTTTCATGTTGCTCAGTGCTGTCCGCGTGGATTCCCAGATGAAGCTGCCGGGGGTGTCGCGCGTAGTTTTCCGCATTTCATAGACCTTGCCCGCACCGCCCGGGTCGGTGGCGGCGGTGTAGCTGACCCGCAGCACTCCCCCGCCGAGGTCGGCAACGGCGCTTGAACCGGTCCACAGGGGCAGTCCGGAGCGCAGGGTCAGCCCGCTGGCGAGGTCGCGGATCTGGTTTTGTCCGGCACTTGCGCCGGACGGGGCGTGCGTCCAATACGGCTGGCCCGTGACGGGGCTGGTTTCTCCGGTAAACGTGGCGCTTGCCCCGGAGATTGCGTAGTTCACCCCTGCCGGAACCTTGATGTCGCGGTAGCCGTGGCCGCCCGCAACCCCGCTCGTCAGGACCGTGAGGTCCAGGGTGCCGGGCGCGTACCAATCGGTGTCCAGGTTTTGGACCGTGACGTCCGAGGATCGGATGGCGGCGATTTGGGT
Proteins encoded in this window:
- a CDS encoding DUF1349 domain-containing protein, with the translated sequence MTPTANASPRCAAPETKLRRWGAGFLALGMGVVLVGGTAPVQAHAADQAPLAGAWTPGPLMPAKGLSAQNVGFHADQPAVQDQSALPVHAKERAIVKVTDFGADPTGRKDSAKAVNDAILYAKSLKKPATIVFPCGSYSMYPEAAPQRELYVSNTVGADQAYANKSIGLLLEDMHDVIVDGMGSALTFHGNQTQIAAIRSSDVTVQNLDTDWYAPGTLDLTVLTSGVAGGHGYRDIKVPAGVNYAISGASATFTGETSPVTGQPYWTHAPSGASAGQNQIRDLASGLTLRSGLPLWTGSSAVADLGGGVLRVSYTAATDPGGAGKVYEMRKTTRDTPGSFIWESTRTALSNMKMHYLHGFGIVGQFSHDISMDKITLRTDPGTDRQTASFADFVQMSGVAGKVQITNSLFDNPHDDPINIHGTYVEVKALDRAARTVTLQYMHNETAGFPQFYPGDELRFVKKATMLPEGAATFKVVSVDGPSGTDSSHSLTQMTVTVDGDLPANLAVSQFVAENLTYTPEVYVAGNTFQSVPTRGILVTTPKPVLIERNIFDQMGMASIYISADAASWYESGGVEDVKIRNNVFDRPATGSATIFVDPTNSQNEDGKAVHHDISIEANRFSLLSGGQLVSAKSVSGLEFTANAVNHYSPTAPVSVTSSKPLFSFSGSSGVLISGNSYEPGFNLRANTSAMAAAEVDGAGDGVLTNADNVTAVNVPKSTLAAGMGWVREDPSRWAAVNKDTVTLKAGVNGLWATQNAAVNILRQDVPAVGDTDAVVKLSGATKSQYEEAGLILYADDDNYVALERKHANGSPVLALVTEAAGQPNENTQVAAPPAADVWLKISRTGNAYTASYSTDGTAFTVIGSITNAAVGNNGRVGVLAAGTSTGDTAFNFSALTVKGVAQPFFGTVVEPAPATLLAAIDAPTWSGVQFAAPVSPLAWMANTDAATATVSARFKPGDAGTKLQVQFNDVRMEPAADGSYAFDLMSGPNVVQVQTLGADGVSSQTYRWVIVSALPAKAPGSNVVCAPVVEPTPEPTVEPTATPEPTAEPTTEPTVDPTMTATPSVDPTTNPTIKPTTEPTVEPTAEPTAEPTVEQTVSATPTADPTMTPTAGPKATSAATATASATVSPSMPEGENNLASTGAALWPAVGGAVVVLAGLVLLVMGRRRRA